The Thermodesulfobacteriota bacterium genome segment GTAGAAGCCGATGAGCGGAGCCGTCTTCTCGTTGTAGGTGGCCAGCCGGTGGCTGATGGCCTCCTCGGTCTCGTCGGCCCGCTGGATCACCGGCTGGCCACAG includes the following:
- a CDS encoding adenylate kinase (essential enzyme that recycles AMP in active cells; converts ATP and AMP to two molecules of ADP) — protein: CGQPVIQRADETEEAISHRLATYNEKTAPLIGFYQKEGLLATVAGTSSEAVVAAIRNALKL